A genomic region of Dactylococcopsis salina PCC 8305 contains the following coding sequences:
- the rsmD gene encoding 16S rRNA (guanine(966)-N(2))-methyltransferase RsmD, which yields MRIYGNRLLKTLPGQETRPTSARVREALFNIWQNQIKGASWLDLCAGNGTMGAEALCRDVSFLIGIEQNRRACQIIRQNWRKIATNEQEWHLIQGDIREKLKALKGQQFDLVYFDPPYGSELYNPILNEILNLDLLKKNGEIAVEYDPKQWQHQEFAPLSIVRKKKYGNSHLIFYTIEKNQNWN from the coding sequence ATGAGAATCTATGGAAATCGTCTTTTAAAGACCTTACCAGGACAAGAAACTCGTCCCACATCAGCACGAGTACGAGAAGCATTATTTAACATTTGGCAAAACCAAATTAAAGGAGCATCTTGGCTTGATTTATGTGCAGGAAATGGCACAATGGGAGCAGAAGCTCTCTGTCGAGATGTTTCCTTTCTCATAGGAATTGAACAGAATCGCCGCGCCTGTCAAATCATTCGACAAAATTGGCGCAAAATCGCCACCAATGAACAAGAATGGCATCTTATTCAAGGAGATATTAGAGAGAAATTAAAAGCATTAAAAGGACAACAATTTGATTTAGTTTACTTTGATCCTCCTTATGGAAGTGAATTGTATAATCCCATATTAAACGAAATTCTAAACTTAGATTTATTAAAGAAAAATGGAGAAATTGCGGTGGAATATGATCCGAAACAGTGGCAGCATCAGGAATTTGCTCCTCTGAGCATAGTTCGTAAAAAAAAATACGGCAACAGCCATTTAATTTTTTATACGATTGAAAAGAATCAAAATTGGAATTGA